A stretch of the Corythoichthys intestinalis isolate RoL2023-P3 chromosome 22, ASM3026506v1, whole genome shotgun sequence genome encodes the following:
- the fam133b gene encoding protein FAM133 isoform X1 — MGKRDNRVAYVNPIAAARSRGPVQNSGPTIQDYLGRPRPTWEEIKEQLEKKKKGSRALADFEDKMNERWKKELAKNREKLLGTGEKDREKDKKATEREKEEKKDKKEKRDRKKRSRHSSSSSSSSSSSDSSSSSSSDSEDEVEKKTVKKKRKRKKSTDVDSDAERKKKKKRIKEESDNNKDEKSRRRKIKSEPKSSTESDGEEMADVKKKKRSSEEQEKIPEKSKKKRKKKHKKHGRKKKRKHSAPICSAVLGSPDESGASF; from the exons ATGGGCAAGCGAGACAATCGAGTG GCTTATGTAAATCCGATCGCCGCCGCTCGATCCAGAGGGCCGGTACAGAATTCCGGACCCACCATACAGGATTATTTAGGCAGACCTCGACCAACATG GGAAGAAATAAAAGAGCAACtcgagaagaagaagaaagggtCGCGAGCCTTGGCCGACTTTGAGGACAAAATGAACGAG AGATGGAAGAAAGAGCTGGCAAAGAACCGAGAGAAGCTGCTGGGCACGGGCGAAAAGGACAGAGAAAAGGACAAAAAGGCAACAGAGCGAGAAAAAGAGGAGAAGAAAGACAAAAAAGAG AAAAGGGACAGGAAGAAAAGAAGTAGG CATTCTTcatcttcttcctcctcctcatcgAGTTCTGATTCCTCCAGCAGCTCCTCCTCGGATTCGGAAGATGAG GTTGAAAAGAAGACTGTGAAGAAGAAGCGGAAAAGAAAGAAGTCAACAGACGTTGACTCGGATGCTGAAAGAAAG aagaaaaagaaaagaattaAGGAAGAAAGCGATAACAATAAG GATGAAAAAAGCCgtagaaggaaaataaaaaGCGAGCCAAAGTCGTCTACCGAGTCAGATGGAGAGGAAATG GCTGACGTCAAGAAGAAAAAGAGAAGTAGTGAGGAACAGGAGAAAATTCCA GAAAAATCGAAGAAAAAACGGAAAAAGAAGCACAAGAAGCACGGAAGGAAAAAGAAAAGGAA ACATTCAGCTCCAATTTGCAGTGCTGTGCTGGGAAGCCCCGATGAATCAGGTGCATCTTTTTAG
- the fam133b gene encoding protein FAM133 isoform X2: protein MGKRDNRVAYVNPIAAARSRGPVQNSGPTIQDYLGRPRPTWEEIKEQLEKKKKGSRALADFEDKMNERWKKELAKNREKLLGTGEKDREKDKKATEREKEEKKDKKEKRDRKKRSRHSSSSSSSSSSSDSSSSSSSDSEDEVEKKTVKKKRKRKKSTDVDSDAERKKKKRIKEESDNNKDEKSRRRKIKSEPKSSTESDGEEMADVKKKKRSSEEQEKIPEKSKKKRKKKHKKHGRKKKRKHSAPICSAVLGSPDESGASF from the exons ATGGGCAAGCGAGACAATCGAGTG GCTTATGTAAATCCGATCGCCGCCGCTCGATCCAGAGGGCCGGTACAGAATTCCGGACCCACCATACAGGATTATTTAGGCAGACCTCGACCAACATG GGAAGAAATAAAAGAGCAACtcgagaagaagaagaaagggtCGCGAGCCTTGGCCGACTTTGAGGACAAAATGAACGAG AGATGGAAGAAAGAGCTGGCAAAGAACCGAGAGAAGCTGCTGGGCACGGGCGAAAAGGACAGAGAAAAGGACAAAAAGGCAACAGAGCGAGAAAAAGAGGAGAAGAAAGACAAAAAAGAG AAAAGGGACAGGAAGAAAAGAAGTAGG CATTCTTcatcttcttcctcctcctcatcgAGTTCTGATTCCTCCAGCAGCTCCTCCTCGGATTCGGAAGATGAG GTTGAAAAGAAGACTGTGAAGAAGAAGCGGAAAAGAAAGAAGTCAACAGACGTTGACTCGGATGCTGAAAGAAAG aaaaagaaaagaattaAGGAAGAAAGCGATAACAATAAG GATGAAAAAAGCCgtagaaggaaaataaaaaGCGAGCCAAAGTCGTCTACCGAGTCAGATGGAGAGGAAATG GCTGACGTCAAGAAGAAAAAGAGAAGTAGTGAGGAACAGGAGAAAATTCCA GAAAAATCGAAGAAAAAACGGAAAAAGAAGCACAAGAAGCACGGAAGGAAAAAGAAAAGGAA ACATTCAGCTCCAATTTGCAGTGCTGTGCTGGGAAGCCCCGATGAATCAGGTGCATCTTTTTAG
- the fam133b gene encoding protein FAM133 isoform X3: protein MGKRDNRVAYVNPIAAARSRGPVQNSGPTIQDYLGRPRPTWEEIKEQLEKKKKGSRALADFEDKMNERWKKELAKNREKLLGTGEKDREKDKKATEREKEEKKDKKEKRDRKKRSRHSSSSSSSSSSSDSSSSSSSDSEDEVEKKTVKKKRKRKKSTDVDSDAERKKKKKRIKEESDNNKDEKSRRRKIKSEPKSSTESDGEEMADVKKKKRSSEEQEKIPEKSKKKRKKKHKKHGRKKKRKAPSQSDSELD from the exons ATGGGCAAGCGAGACAATCGAGTG GCTTATGTAAATCCGATCGCCGCCGCTCGATCCAGAGGGCCGGTACAGAATTCCGGACCCACCATACAGGATTATTTAGGCAGACCTCGACCAACATG GGAAGAAATAAAAGAGCAACtcgagaagaagaagaaagggtCGCGAGCCTTGGCCGACTTTGAGGACAAAATGAACGAG AGATGGAAGAAAGAGCTGGCAAAGAACCGAGAGAAGCTGCTGGGCACGGGCGAAAAGGACAGAGAAAAGGACAAAAAGGCAACAGAGCGAGAAAAAGAGGAGAAGAAAGACAAAAAAGAG AAAAGGGACAGGAAGAAAAGAAGTAGG CATTCTTcatcttcttcctcctcctcatcgAGTTCTGATTCCTCCAGCAGCTCCTCCTCGGATTCGGAAGATGAG GTTGAAAAGAAGACTGTGAAGAAGAAGCGGAAAAGAAAGAAGTCAACAGACGTTGACTCGGATGCTGAAAGAAAG aagaaaaagaaaagaattaAGGAAGAAAGCGATAACAATAAG GATGAAAAAAGCCgtagaaggaaaataaaaaGCGAGCCAAAGTCGTCTACCGAGTCAGATGGAGAGGAAATG GCTGACGTCAAGAAGAAAAAGAGAAGTAGTGAGGAACAGGAGAAAATTCCA GAAAAATCGAAGAAAAAACGGAAAAAGAAGCACAAGAAGCACGGAAGGAAAAAGAAAAGGAAGGCGCCGTCGCAGTCCGACTCTGAGCTGGACTAG
- the fam133b gene encoding protein FAM133 isoform X4 has product MGKRDNRVAYVNPIAAARSRGPVQNSGPTIQDYLGRPRPTWEEIKEQLEKKKKGSRALADFEDKMNERWKKELAKNREKLLGTGEKDREKDKKATEREKEEKKDKKEKRDRKKRSRHSSSSSSSSSSSDSSSSSSSDSEDEVEKKTVKKKRKRKKSTDVDSDAERKKKKRIKEESDNNKDEKSRRRKIKSEPKSSTESDGEEMADVKKKKRSSEEQEKIPEKSKKKRKKKHKKHGRKKKRKAPSQSDSELD; this is encoded by the exons ATGGGCAAGCGAGACAATCGAGTG GCTTATGTAAATCCGATCGCCGCCGCTCGATCCAGAGGGCCGGTACAGAATTCCGGACCCACCATACAGGATTATTTAGGCAGACCTCGACCAACATG GGAAGAAATAAAAGAGCAACtcgagaagaagaagaaagggtCGCGAGCCTTGGCCGACTTTGAGGACAAAATGAACGAG AGATGGAAGAAAGAGCTGGCAAAGAACCGAGAGAAGCTGCTGGGCACGGGCGAAAAGGACAGAGAAAAGGACAAAAAGGCAACAGAGCGAGAAAAAGAGGAGAAGAAAGACAAAAAAGAG AAAAGGGACAGGAAGAAAAGAAGTAGG CATTCTTcatcttcttcctcctcctcatcgAGTTCTGATTCCTCCAGCAGCTCCTCCTCGGATTCGGAAGATGAG GTTGAAAAGAAGACTGTGAAGAAGAAGCGGAAAAGAAAGAAGTCAACAGACGTTGACTCGGATGCTGAAAGAAAG aaaaagaaaagaattaAGGAAGAAAGCGATAACAATAAG GATGAAAAAAGCCgtagaaggaaaataaaaaGCGAGCCAAAGTCGTCTACCGAGTCAGATGGAGAGGAAATG GCTGACGTCAAGAAGAAAAAGAGAAGTAGTGAGGAACAGGAGAAAATTCCA GAAAAATCGAAGAAAAAACGGAAAAAGAAGCACAAGAAGCACGGAAGGAAAAAGAAAAGGAAGGCGCCGTCGCAGTCCGACTCTGAGCTGGACTAG
- the LOC130910684 gene encoding progranulin-like, protein MFRFGVLLFCWTFASCTITCPDKTTCSDHTTCCQTEHGYSCCGYPNAVCCPDLSHCCPRGFRCNLASQHCERDPNSWTDSPFLRKSAGEPLVIPFRTILHPENVEQPRGPAVVNGSNSEQELGVIRCSSKFFCPQGTSCCQGLSSESWNCCPYPLGECCADGQHCCEYGYACSINPLSCSRKTSPFKT, encoded by the exons ATGTTTAGGTTTGGCGTGTTGCTCTTCTGTTGGACCTTTGCGTCCTGTACCATCACATGCCCGGACAAAACCACCTGTTCCGATCACACAACCTGCTGCCAAACCGAGCACGGGTACAGCTGCTGTGGCTATCCTAAT GCTGTGTGTTGCCCCGATTTGTCCCACTGCTGCCCTCGAGGATTTCGATGTAACTTGGCGTCCCAGCACTGCGAGAGAGATCCTAACTCATGGACGGACTCTCCGTTTCTGCGAAAAAGTGCTGGGGAACCTCTCGTTATTCCGTTTCGAACAATTTTACATCCGGAAAATGTGGAACAG CCTCGTGGACCAGCTGTAGTTAATGGCAGCAATAGCGAACAGGAATTGGGAGTCATTCGTTGCAGTTCAAAGTTCTTCTGCCCGCAGGGCACATCTTGTTGCCAAGGATTATCGTCCGAATCGTGGAATTGCTGTCCTTATCCACTG GGCGAATGTTGTGCGGATGGTCAGCATTGCTGTGAATATGGATACGCATGCAGCATCAACCCCCTGTCGTGTAGCAGAAAAACCAGTCCATTCAAAACATGA